A single genomic interval of Desulfovibrio sp. harbors:
- a CDS encoding YlxR family protein, which translates to MVDGQNTAETVQGPVRMCIICRRRFAKAQLTRHVLTAQGILTIDANKTRPGRGWYLCSDAVCAARFAKFRPGTRRKGGKHV; encoded by the coding sequence ATGGTGGATGGGCAGAACACGGCTGAAACCGTGCAGGGGCCGGTACGCATGTGCATCATATGCCGCCGACGCTTCGCCAAGGCCCAGTTGACCCGCCATGTGCTGACCGCCCAGGGAATTTTGACTATTGACGCTAATAAGACCAGACCTGGCAGGGGCTGGTATCTCTGTTCCGATGCCGTATGCGCGGCGAGGTTCGCCAAGTTCAGGCCCGGAACACGGCGCAAGGGGGGGAAACATGTCTGA
- the nusA gene encoding transcription termination factor NusA, producing the protein MNLELKKAIDQISKDKGLDRNMLIDTLEDAVRTSVLRRFSEDMDVEVSYNDETGDIEVYQFKIVMADGDVANPDTQIELTEALAHDPSVQVDDEMGFRVKVEDLGRIAAQSAKQVIIQRMRDAEQEIIYSEYKDRLGEIVSGIVQRRDKGGWVVNLGRTEAILPREEQIPREHYKRGDRVQALIIEVRQEGRGPQVVISRSHRDYMAALFRREVPEVDDGVVQIMGVARDPGSRAKVAVLSRERDVDPVGACVGVRGSRIQNIVQELHGERIDIVVWSADIATYARNALAPALVSRIVVDEEENLLEVIVPDDQLTNAIGRKGQNVKLAARLLGWKVDIFTETRYNEANAIGHGLEQVASVAEVSIEALLDAGFSSLDKLRQATDQELSDKLTISASRIADLRSAINFLAPVVESTPESSAVELGKVHSADETSGQDTADGNAYEDTQA; encoded by the coding sequence ATGAATCTTGAACTCAAAAAGGCCATTGACCAGATCAGTAAGGACAAGGGCCTTGACCGCAACATGCTCATTGACACGCTTGAAGACGCGGTGCGCACCTCCGTGCTGCGCCGCTTCAGCGAAGATATGGACGTGGAAGTGTCCTACAATGACGAAACGGGCGATATTGAGGTCTACCAGTTCAAAATCGTGATGGCCGATGGCGATGTGGCCAATCCGGACACGCAGATTGAACTGACCGAAGCCCTTGCCCACGATCCTTCCGTTCAGGTTGATGACGAAATGGGCTTCCGCGTCAAGGTGGAAGACCTGGGGCGCATCGCGGCCCAGTCCGCCAAGCAGGTCATCATCCAGCGCATGCGCGACGCTGAGCAGGAAATCATTTACAGCGAATACAAGGATCGCCTGGGCGAAATCGTTTCGGGCATCGTGCAGCGCCGCGACAAGGGCGGCTGGGTGGTCAACCTGGGCCGCACCGAAGCCATTTTGCCGCGCGAAGAACAGATCCCGCGTGAGCACTACAAGCGCGGCGACCGCGTGCAGGCCCTCATTATCGAGGTTCGCCAGGAGGGTCGCGGCCCGCAGGTGGTCATTTCACGCTCGCACCGCGACTATATGGCCGCCCTCTTCCGCCGTGAGGTGCCCGAAGTGGACGACGGCGTCGTGCAGATCATGGGCGTGGCCCGTGACCCCGGCTCCCGCGCCAAGGTGGCGGTGCTCTCACGCGAGCGTGACGTCGACCCGGTCGGCGCCTGCGTTGGCGTGCGCGGTTCGCGCATCCAGAACATCGTGCAGGAACTGCACGGCGAACGCATAGACATCGTTGTCTGGAGCGCCGACATAGCCACCTACGCCCGCAATGCCCTGGCCCCGGCCCTGGTATCGCGCATTGTGGTGGATGAAGAAGAAAACCTGCTCGAAGTCATCGTGCCGGACGATCAGCTCACCAACGCCATCGGGCGCAAGGGGCAGAACGTCAAACTGGCCGCCAGACTTCTGGGCTGGAAAGTCGATATATTTACCGAGACCCGCTACAACGAGGCCAATGCCATCGGGCACGGCCTCGAGCAGGTGGCCAGTGTGGCCGAAGTATCCATCGAGGCTCTGCTTGACGCGGGATTCAGCTCGCTTGACAAGCTGCGCCAGGCCACGGACCAGGAACTTTCAGACAAGCTGACCATCAGCGCGTCCCGTATTGCCGACCTGCGTTCGGCCATCAACTTCCTGGCTCCGGTGGTGGAAAGCACGCCCGAATCTTCTGCCGTTGAATTGGGCAAGGTGCATTCCGCTGATGAGACCTCCGGCCAGGACACGGCTGACGGCAATGCCTACGAGGATACGCAGGCTTAG
- the rimP gene encoding ribosome maturation factor RimP has product MTDQTLRETVIRLAQPVVHSLGLLVWGVEIARAGRTLVRLFVDVPTAPQADEHQAAPGVTAVSSAAGISDGFAPSDHSPDESSDTPAPAAPTSATIEQCEEISRHLALALEVEDSIPDAYVLEVSTPGLSRLFFSLDQMTRYVGDVVEARLHTPVASTDPAAHGGPRRIWRGTLTAVEDEGFVLAPVAISPEGDVEDENHPPVFLPWSSVRRATRMYIFRPPQKPGKKPGKKPQGKDAPAGKGGQTAKKKAASGKKKGNTVADNDHTAS; this is encoded by the coding sequence ATGACTGATCAAACCCTGAGAGAAACCGTCATACGTCTGGCCCAACCCGTGGTTCACTCCCTCGGACTCCTTGTCTGGGGGGTGGAGATAGCCCGGGCCGGGCGCACCCTTGTGCGGCTCTTTGTGGATGTGCCTACAGCGCCCCAGGCCGACGAACACCAGGCAGCCCCTGGCGTCACGGCCGTTTCATCCGCCGCTGGCATCAGCGACGGCTTCGCGCCCTCAGACCATAGCCCTGACGAATCTTCCGACACTCCCGCTCCAGCCGCCCCCACGTCAGCCACCATTGAGCAGTGCGAAGAAATTTCGCGCCATCTGGCGCTTGCGCTGGAAGTGGAAGACAGCATCCCTGACGCCTATGTGCTGGAAGTTTCCACGCCGGGCCTGAGCCGCTTGTTTTTCAGCCTTGATCAGATGACCCGCTATGTGGGCGACGTGGTTGAGGCACGGCTGCACACCCCCGTGGCTTCCACTGACCCGGCGGCCCACGGCGGCCCGCGCCGCATCTGGCGCGGCACGCTTACGGCGGTGGAAGATGAGGGCTTTGTGCTTGCGCCCGTTGCCATCAGCCCCGAAGGCGACGTGGAGGACGAAAACCATCCTCCCGTGTTTCTTCCCTGGAGCTCTGTGCGCCGGGCCACCCGCATGTATATTTTCAGGCCGCCGCAAAAGCCGGGCAAAAAACCTGGCAAAAAACCCCAGGGCAAAGATGCCCCTGCGGGCAAGGGCGGTCAGACGGCCAAAAAAAAGGCCGCTTCAGGCAAAAAGAAGGGCAACACTGTTGCCGATAACGATCATACGGCCAGCTGA
- a CDS encoding methyl-accepting chemotaxis protein, producing MSLHQKIWGLGLLTLAVAMGIVWAMGLATGAATTPLWGAAVGGGGVLLVMGLGARLIYGGVFRALTLCLRNGCEPGPSGQSSCTTSSRAPADLKELYAAAEELADKACHASGVLHGILGGMPLAYLLVDVDERATHTNQECLDMLEIDGPVGACLGKTLAELFYNDPGRETAVGKSIRHGQNFRNLSVTITGHKGRRIDVLANVFPVYDEHQTCLGGLCLYVDMTALKKAEQVITEKNQRMEAAALELERAVQELAAIAEGLVAGIGRSNKDTNRASRLLSEVATAMNEMTATVREVAQNAANASVASTQTRDKAHEGATVVRNATQSIEEVHEVSMALKSDMVLLNNHARAISEIMNVISDIADQTNLLALNAAIEAARAGDAGRGFAVVADEVRKLAEKTVTSTNNVGNAINAIQQSTSKSMASMDNAVTHVEQATGFAGESGQALEAIVGTVEDTTGRISAIAAASEEQSVTSEQINRSIVEANDVMVGTARSMEAVRQETDKLVALTQRLAGLTGRLKE from the coding sequence ATGTCGCTGCATCAGAAAATCTGGGGCCTGGGCCTGTTGACCCTGGCCGTAGCCATGGGAATTGTCTGGGCTATGGGCCTTGCGACCGGCGCGGCGACAACCCCCCTGTGGGGAGCTGCGGTTGGCGGGGGTGGCGTACTGCTTGTCATGGGGCTGGGAGCGCGGCTGATCTACGGCGGGGTGTTCAGGGCTTTGACCCTGTGCCTGCGAAATGGCTGCGAACCGGGGCCATCGGGCCAGTCTTCATGCACCACTTCGTCAAGGGCCCCTGCAGATCTGAAGGAACTGTATGCGGCGGCTGAGGAACTTGCCGACAAGGCATGCCATGCCAGTGGCGTACTGCACGGCATACTCGGCGGCATGCCCCTGGCCTACCTGCTGGTGGACGTTGATGAGCGCGCAACCCACACCAACCAGGAATGCCTGGATATGCTTGAGATCGACGGGCCAGTGGGAGCCTGCCTTGGCAAGACCCTGGCCGAGCTTTTTTACAATGATCCCGGTCGTGAGACCGCCGTTGGCAAGAGCATCCGGCATGGCCAGAACTTTCGCAATCTTTCCGTAACGATAACAGGGCACAAGGGCAGGCGCATCGACGTGCTGGCCAATGTGTTTCCCGTGTATGACGAGCACCAGACCTGCCTTGGCGGTCTGTGCCTTTATGTGGACATGACGGCCCTCAAAAAAGCCGAGCAGGTCATCACCGAAAAGAACCAGCGCATGGAAGCGGCGGCGCTGGAGCTTGAAAGAGCCGTGCAGGAGCTTGCCGCCATTGCCGAAGGCCTGGTGGCGGGCATAGGCCGCTCGAACAAGGACACGAACCGTGCTTCGCGGCTGCTGAGCGAGGTCGCCACGGCCATGAATGAAATGACCGCCACGGTACGCGAGGTGGCGCAAAACGCGGCCAACGCTTCAGTGGCCTCAACGCAGACGCGGGACAAGGCCCACGAGGGCGCTACTGTGGTGCGTAACGCCACGCAGAGTATTGAAGAGGTGCATGAGGTTTCAATGGCGCTCAAGAGCGACATGGTTCTTTTGAACAACCACGCCAGGGCCATTTCAGAAATTATGAATGTCATTTCAGATATAGCAGACCAGACCAACCTGCTGGCCCTCAATGCCGCCATTGAAGCCGCCCGCGCTGGCGATGCCGGGCGCGGTTTTGCGGTGGTAGCGGACGAAGTGCGAAAACTTGCTGAAAAAACAGTAACTTCAACAAACAATGTGGGCAACGCCATCAATGCCATTCAGCAAAGCACCTCAAAGAGCATGGCCTCAATGGACAATGCCGTGACCCATGTTGAGCAGGCCACGGGTTTCGCCGGCGAGTCCGGCCAGGCGCTTGAGGCCATTGTGGGCACGGTGGAAGACACCACGGGCAGGATCAGCGCCATTGCCGCAGCCAGCGAGGAGCAGTCCGTGACCAGTGAGCAGATCAACCGCTCCATCGTCGAGGCCAATGACGTCATGGTGGGCACTGCCAGATCAATGGAAGCGGTGCGGCAGGAAACGGACAAGCTGGTGGCGCTCACGCAGCGGCTGGCGGGTCTGACCGGACGGCTGAAAGAATAG